CGTTGGGTGGCCATTCTGTGTGGCCTGTTGATCTTGATCTTCGGGCTGTTGCCGGTCTTCCTGTGCCGCGAACGGGTCGAGTTCCAGCGCCAGCCCCGCATCCGACTGAAGGAGGCGGGCCGACTCACGTTGCGGAACCGCGTCTTCCTGCGGTTCGTCGCGTTGGTCACGATCTCGCTGCTCGGGGTCGGGCTCGTCGGCCCCCTCGGGTTGTACATCAGCATCTACCACGTGTGCCAGGGCGACACGAAATTCGCCGCTACGATAGCCGCCATCGGCAGCGTGCTCAGTACCGGCGCGGCGATCGGGTTCATCCCGGTCATCACGTGGATCGCTGGTCGCATCGGGAAGGTGCGCACGCTCATGAGCGGGCAAGTGGTCGCCTCGATCGGCGCCGCGTCCAGCTGGTTCCTGCTGCGGCCGGACATGCCGTACCTGTCATTGGTGCCGGTTGTGTTCTACGCATTCGGGATCGGCTGTTTCCTGATCCTACATGGTTCGATCATGGCCGAGATTTGCGACCTCGATGAACTGCATAGCGGCCTGCGGCGCGAGGGCATGTATGGCGCGGTGTCCGCCTTCGTCGGCAAGCTCGTGGCGTCGCTGTTGACGGTCGTCAGTGGGTACGTGTTGGTGATCTCGGGCTATCGCGAGGGGGCCACGCAGTCGGCCGACGCGATCTGGAACATGCGCGCCCTCTTCGCATTCGTGCCCGCGGCATGCCTGATGATCGGGCTGGCGTTGACGCTTCGCTTTCCCGTAACGACGCAATCGGCCCTGCAGGTTCGAACGATGCTCGAAGCGCGGCGGGTAGAGAGGAGTAGCGGTGAAGCCTGATTTGCTCAACGCGCCGATCCTGATGTGCCTTCTCGCTACGATCGCGCACGCTCAAGAGAAGGTGACCGTTCGCGCGAACGCGCCGCTGAAGGGCGCGGCCGGCGGGGCGTCCGACACGCGATACACGGGATTTTTGCACTCGCTGACGCCGACGCTGCCGGACCCCGACCGCTTTGAGGCGCTCAAGCCGGCCAACTTCCGCACCGGCGTGCTGACGAACATCAACGGCGGCGTCGTGACCGGCGACTTCGCCAACTACGCCCGCGTCCGCGCCGCCGGCGCGACGTTCGAGTACCTCATGAGTGACGCGGTCTATACCAAGGACCCAGACTCCGTCGAGTGGCCCGGCGGCGCGAAGGATCCCGATTACGTCAAGTGGGATGCGTTGGTCGACACGAAGATTGCCTCCGCGAAGGCCGCCGCGGGCGGCGAGTACGTCGGCCGCTGGGACATTTGGAACGAGCCGGACTTCAGCGTCGGCCCCGGCCAGTACTTCTGGCCCTACCAGGACGCCGACGGCGCCCAGCAGTTCTTCGAGACCTGGCGCCGCGCCCACAAAAAGGTTCGCGCGGGACTGCCCGGCGCGCAGATCGTCGGCCCCAGCATCGCCGTCCTCAACGGCCTTGGCGGTCAGCTCAACACGTACCCGGACACGGGCAAGCACATCACGATGGACGCGTTCCTCAAGTACGCCAAGGCCAACGACGTGCTGCCAGACGTTCTGACGCTTCACGCGTTCGACAAGGACGCCGTCGGCCCACGCCTCGCGGGTACGCGCAAGCTGCTGAAGGACAAGAGGATCACTGGCGTGGCCCTGGGCGTCAACGAGTACATTGGCCATCACGAGCAGACGCGGCCGGGCGTCCTGCCGCACTACTTCGCTGCCATGCAGGCCGCAGGCGTTGTGTACGGCGTGCACGCCACGTGGCCTGACGCACGCCCCGACCGAGCGACGCCGACCACCGTCTCCAACGCCTACAACGACTCGCTCAACGGCCTGCTGACCGACGACACGAAGCAGCCGCGCAGCACGTGGTGGGTCTACAAGCGCTACGCCGAGTTGAGCGGCGCCATGGTGCAGGTGGACGCGGGCCCAACGGTCAACGGTTTGGCGTCGGTCGACGCGCAGGCTGACGTGGCGACGGTGCTGCTGGGGCGCGACTACGAGGATTTCGGCTGGATGCCGACGCCACCGGCCGAGGCGCCAACGGCGGTCGTGCTGCAGCTGAGCGGCCTTGTCGCAGCGATGGGCATCACCGGCGGCACGCCGCTGAAGGTGGAACTGCAGCGCATCGCCGACAGCGGTTACGCCGCGTACGCCGAGGGCGGCCCGACGTCATTGGTCCTGCCGATGACCGCCGGGCGGGCCACCCTGAACGTGCCGCTGGCTGACTTCGGCTGGACCGACGCCTACTTCATCAAGGTCACCGCCGCGCCGAACCCACAACGTTAATAGGTGTTGCCGAGAATGTTGTGGGTTGCCTCACTCGACGCCGAAGGAAGTGCTATGGCGAGGCGATCGAGATGTACTGGATCCAATCTTTGGTCCGACAGCGTCGCTCGGGTTGCAACGCATCGCTGTTTTGATGTGAAGAGCTATATCATGGAGATTCGTATGTATCGCAACGAAGACAAACTACGTTCTACGCCCGGATTCACTCTCGTCGAGCTGCTCGTCGTGATCGGCATTATCGGCGTGTTGATCGCCATCCTGCTGCCTTCGTTGGCTGCGGCTCGCCGCCAAGCTCGCACCGTTGCGTGTGCATCCAACCTTCGCCAGCTCGGCTTGGTATACGCAATCTATGCGACCGAACAACGCGGGCGGTACGTGAAGCCGATCCCGGCCGAGAACTGGCCGGTGGGCGGCTTGAACGTCAACAGTGGCGCGGCGGCCGATCCGTTGGATACGTCCCGCATTATTCCGGGTGTGACCGCGGGACCCGGTCTACTCTTTCAGGCAAGTTATCTGAAGGACCCGCGCATTCTCTACTGCCCCGCCAGCGACGAGGGCCTTGCCCGGGCAGAGCGCGATAAGTGGTGGGACGAGAGCAACTGGTTCGCGAGCTTCCTCGGCTACTCGGTTTACGCGAACTACCGGACCATGGCAGTGCCGGGCGACCCGACCCATGCCGAGCCCGTCCCACTGCCGACCCTCATCGCGGATCGACCCGAATCCCCTGGTGACCGGGTGCTGGCGACGGACGCGATGGCGGTGGCCAACAGCGGCGCGGTAAGCGGTTGGGTCAACCATCGCAGTCGAAGCGGAAGCGGCAACGATATCGGCGGCACCATCGTGCAGTTCGACGGCGGCAACGTGCTGCTGAACGACGGCAGCGTGACGTGGCGCCCATGGAAGGACGTCCAGTCGCGTTTCACGCGTGCAGGCGTCTCCTTCTATTTTTGATATTTCTCGTCCCGAAACAGCCGCGACTGGAGTCACCGATGCGAACTTCAAGCCTCCTGAGCCATTCGTGGTTGCTCATGGCCCTGGCCGGGGCGCCGGTCGTCACGAGGGCAGAGGGTGCCACGAACATTGTGGTGATCGTCACCGACGAACACGGTTACGCCGACCTTGGCGTGCAGGGGATCGTCCGCGACGTGCGAACGCCGCACCTCGATCGCCTGGCGCGAGAGGGCGTCCTGTGTACCAATGGTTACGTCACCGCCCCACAGTGCAGTCCGTCCAGGGCCGCTTTATTGACGGGCCGATACCAGCAACGGATCGGCATGAACTCGATCGCCGACATGCCGCTGCCCTTGGAAACGATCAGCCTCGCAGAGCGCTTAAAGCCCGCGGGGTACACGAGCGCCACCATCGGAAAATGGCATCTGGAGCCGACGCCAGCTTCGGAACGGTGGCTGCGGCAGAACAATGTCGGCCTTCTTGCGCCAGATCACTTGGTTCCCTATTTCCCGGCCGCGCATGGGTTTGATTTCCACTACACGAGCGAACTGAACGGCTACTTCGTCAATTATGAAATGACGGGAATAGCCCGGGATCCCGGTTGGGTCACGCATGAGGGCTTCCGCGTGGACCTGCAGACCGAGGCCGCCCTGGCGTTCATCAAGGAACATCGTGGCGGTCCTTTTCTGGCCTACGTCAACTACATGGCCCCGCATACCCCTCTGGAGATCCCGCTCAAATATCTTCAACCCGAATGGGAGAGCCTGCCGACGCGTAGGCAAGCCGCGCTCGCGATGATTTCTGCCGTCGACGACGGTGTCGGGAGGCTCGTGAAGCTGTTGGAGGAGCTAAAGATCCAGGAGGACACCCTGATCTTCTTCATCAGCGACAACGGCGCTCCTCTGCACGGCCAGAAGGACTCGCCGTTGGACACGGACCACGGCGGCTGGGATGGCTCGTTGAACGCCCCCCTCCTCGGTGAGAAAGGAATGCTGGCCGAGGGCGGCATCCGGGTGCCCTTCATCGTGAACTGGAAGGGCAAACTACCCGCGGGGAAAAAATACGATGGGCTGGTGTCCAGCCTGGATATCGTGGCCACCTCCAATTCCGCCGCGGGTCTGGCCCCGGATCCCGACTTGGAAGGCGTGGATCTGCTGCCGCTCCTAACGGAGGAGCGTGAGGCGTCGAGCCGAATCCTTTTCTGGCGATTCTGGACGCAGACCGCTGCGCGTGAGGGGAACTGGAAGTATCTCCGGGTGGCCGATCGCGAGTTCTTGTTCGACCTGTCAGACGATAACGGCGAGACCACGAACTTGGCAGTTCGTCAGCCGGACAAGCTGGCAAAACTCCGCGAGAAGACGCGAGTATGGGCCGACGAACTGCAACCTTCGGGCTTCCCGACCAACAAGCCA
This genomic stretch from Tepidisphaeraceae bacterium harbors:
- a CDS encoding MFS transporter, with amino-acid sequence MSVVTAPEEPSTAVTPTTKPLGTGRMVGWGLGGFVENQMSNGLVALVLPIYNVGLGINVVWLGWAMAIPRLLDALTDPFIGHMSDNTRSRLGRRRPWMIGGALLCAISFVLVWWPPLSWSDHWQFAWFAWFTAIGFLCAGLFAIPYNALGFEMTDDSAERTRLQGWRFFFIIISGLMVGWMYRLSFHPWFTGQAVEGVRPEVIGARWVAILCGLLILIFGLLPVFLCRERVEFQRQPRIRLKEAGRLTLRNRVFLRFVALVTISLLGVGLVGPLGLYISIYHVCQGDTKFAATIAAIGSVLSTGAAIGFIPVITWIAGRIGKVRTLMSGQVVASIGAASSWFLLRPDMPYLSLVPVVFYAFGIGCFLILHGSIMAEICDLDELHSGLRREGMYGAVSAFVGKLVASLLTVVSGYVLVISGYREGATQSADAIWNMRALFAFVPAACLMIGLALTLRFPVTTQSALQVRTMLEARRVERSSGEA
- a CDS encoding type II secretion system protein; protein product: MYRNEDKLRSTPGFTLVELLVVIGIIGVLIAILLPSLAAARRQARTVACASNLRQLGLVYAIYATEQRGRYVKPIPAENWPVGGLNVNSGAAADPLDTSRIIPGVTAGPGLLFQASYLKDPRILYCPASDEGLARAERDKWWDESNWFASFLGYSVYANYRTMAVPGDPTHAEPVPLPTLIADRPESPGDRVLATDAMAVANSGAVSGWVNHRSRSGSGNDIGGTIVQFDGGNVLLNDGSVTWRPWKDVQSRFTRAGVSFYF
- a CDS encoding sulfatase-like hydrolase/transferase, which encodes MRTSSLLSHSWLLMALAGAPVVTRAEGATNIVVIVTDEHGYADLGVQGIVRDVRTPHLDRLAREGVLCTNGYVTAPQCSPSRAALLTGRYQQRIGMNSIADMPLPLETISLAERLKPAGYTSATIGKWHLEPTPASERWLRQNNVGLLAPDHLVPYFPAAHGFDFHYTSELNGYFVNYEMTGIARDPGWVTHEGFRVDLQTEAALAFIKEHRGGPFLAYVNYMAPHTPLEIPLKYLQPEWESLPTRRQAALAMISAVDDGVGRLVKLLEELKIQEDTLIFFISDNGAPLHGQKDSPLDTDHGGWDGSLNAPLLGEKGMLAEGGIRVPFIVNWKGKLPAGKKYDGLVSSLDIVATSNSAAGLAPDPDLEGVDLLPLLTEEREASSRILFWRFWTQTAAREGNWKYLRVADREFLFDLSDDNGETTNLAVRQPDKLAKLREKTRVWADELQPSGFPTNKPNSQEIVWFRQYYGEILD